The Pseudanabaena sp. FACHB-2040 genome segment AGCGCCCCCACAGAAACAGCAAAACGGCGTCCCCAGTCTAGGGAAGAGTGCTTAAGTTTCACAAAATACCATCCTTGCAATGCGTGTAGCTCCAGTTAAGCCCCATCCCAGAATCGCGGGAGACAGCTTACCCAAATTGTTTCATAAGCTCACTTCAAAAGGACCGTAGGCAGGCAAGGGCAGTTCCCGGCCAGCAGTCAGTCCTGAGATAGCACCTGCAGAAAGCAGCATATCACGAAGAATCAAGAATGATTATCACTCCCAAAAACGAGGCGAATCGGCTCTAAAAACCGTGATTTCACCAGTTCTGGTCTAACGGCAAGAGGGCTTATGCTCATCCGGTAAAGGTGGCACACTAGAAGCAGCATTTTTCCTCGGTCTCGATGGCAATAACATTGGAAGTGGTCTATCACAGCCCGCCTGAAAGATCGGCTGGCTCGGTTGTGGCAGCAGGCGAGTGAAGCAGTCAGCAGCCATCGACTCAGGCAAGCGGTTACCCCGCTGGAAAAGGATGCTAGCCATCTTCAGCCTCCTTGGTTTTACCTACGCCTCAACCTGCTTTTTCCTGCTTGTTCGGCAACGCCACCTAATCTATCGGCCTAAACCTGAGCTTTCGATGGTGCCAGGGGCAGCGGCCTTTAACATGCCCTATGAAGACGTGTGGGTACCGATTGCCGGTTCTCAGGGGCTACACGGCTGGTGGATTCCGGCGGCCTCTCCTCAAGAGGGCTTCTCGGTTCTGGCTAATGAACCGGCCCAAGTTCTCCCCTCGGCCAAGGTCATGCTGTATCTCTGCGGGGTGGGCCGCAATATGGGCGACTACAACTATCTGGCGAGAGCGGCAGCATTTCGGCAGCTGGGGTTTTCGGTACTGGTGTTTGACTACCGGGGTCATGGGCGTAGTGAGGGCAGCTTCCCCAGCGAAGATCAAGTGTATGCAGATAGCCAAGCAGCCTGGGACTACCTGCATCAGGTTCGCGGCTTTGCCCCCGACCAGATTGTGATCTATGGGGAATCGCTAGGGGGTGCGATCGCACTCGATCTTGCCCTAAAGCAGTCTGAAGCAGGTGGATTAATTATGCAAAGCTCGTTTACTTCAATGACTGAAGTTATTCAACACAGGCCCCTGCTCAAGTTCCTCCCCATCGACTGGCTTCTAACCGAACAATTCAGCTCACTCGCCAAGATTCAATCGCTGCAAATGCCGGTTCTATTTCTGCACGGCACCGACGATTCTGTAGTTCCAGCTGAGATGAGCCAACAGCTATATGCAGCGGCCCCTGAACCCAAGCAGC includes the following:
- a CDS encoding alpha/beta fold hydrolase, producing the protein MKQSAAIDSGKRLPRWKRMLAIFSLLGFTYASTCFFLLVRQRHLIYRPKPELSMVPGAAAFNMPYEDVWVPIAGSQGLHGWWIPAASPQEGFSVLANEPAQVLPSAKVMLYLCGVGRNMGDYNYLARAAAFRQLGFSVLVFDYRGHGRSEGSFPSEDQVYADSQAAWDYLHQVRGFAPDQIVIYGESLGGAIALDLALKQSEAGGLIMQSSFTSMTEVIQHRPLLKFLPIDWLLTEQFSSLAKIQSLQMPVLFLHGTDDSVVPAEMSQQLYAAAPEPKQLFLITQADHVRIYQPGERSYLKAISSFIESLPR